A single Oryctolagus cuniculus chromosome 16, mOryCun1.1, whole genome shotgun sequence DNA region contains:
- the LOC100345895 gene encoding olfactory receptor 7A10-like, translating into MEPGNETQLSEFLLLGFSEDPALQPLIFELFLSTYLVTVAGNLLIVLAILSDPHLHTPMYFFLSNLSLVDVCFTSTTVPKMLVNIQTQSQAISYTGCITQMFFLLLFAGLDDVLLTVMAYDRFVAICHPLHYTVIMSPQLCVQLVLLSWVISALNSFLHSLMVLRLSFCAHLEIPHFFCELDQVVHTACSDTFLNDILIYFASVLLGAGPLVGILYSYSKIISSIRAISSAQGKYKAFSTCVSHLTVVSLFYGTLLGVYLSSAVTQNPHSTATASLMYTVITPMLNPFIYSLRNKDIKRALKRFFRRKSGDVSVDPCP; encoded by the coding sequence ATGGAACCAGGCAATGAAACTCAACTTTCAGAATTCCTTCTCCTGGGATTCTCAGaggacccagcactgcagcccctcatATTTGAGCTCTTCCTCTCCACAtacctggtcactgtggctgggaacctgctcatcgtcctggccatcctctcagacccccacctccacacgcccatgtacttcttcctctccaacctgtCCTTGGTGGACGTCTGCTTCACCTCCACCACCGTCCCCAAGATGCTGGTGAACATCCAGACGCAGAGCCAAGCCATCAGCTACACAGGCTGCATCACCCAGATgttctttttattgctttttgcAGGGTTAGATGATGTTCTCCTGACAGTGATGGCTTATGACAGGTTTGTGGCCATCTGTCACCCCCTGCACTACACAGTCATCATGAGCCCCCAGCTCTGTGTGCAGCTGGTTCTGCTGTCCTGGGTCATCAGCGCTCTGAATTCATTTTTGCACAGCCTAATGGTGCTGCGGCTGTCATTCTGCGCACACCTGGAAATCCCCCACTTCTTCTGTGAGCTGGATCAGGTCGTCCACACTGCCTGCTCTGACACCTTTCTCAATGACATCCTCATCTATTTTGCATCCGTGCTGCTGGGTGCAGGTCCTTTAGTTGGGATCCTGTACTCCTACTCTAAGATCATCTCCTCCATCCGTGCCATCTCGTCAGCTCAGGGGAAGTATAAAGCATTCTCCACCTGTGTCTCTCACCTCACTGTCGTCTCCTTATTCTATGGCACACTCCTGGGTGTGTACCTCAGTTCTGCTGTTACCCAAAATCCACATTCAACCGCAACAGCCTCACTGATGTACACTGTGATcacccccatgctgaaccccttcatctacagtCTGAGGAATAAAGATATTAAGAGGGCTTTGAAGAGGTTCTTCAGGAGGAAATCCGGAGATGTGTCAGTCGACCCATGTCCATAG